In a genomic window of Acipenser ruthenus chromosome 41, fAciRut3.2 maternal haplotype, whole genome shotgun sequence:
- the LOC131696852 gene encoding zinc finger protein 501-like, which yields MDSVKMESVQIKEEFPELELVPIRLEFSGLASLPIKQELCEMQCDSSQPEVSEIKAEHNEQEVPQTEEPLPVKQEEVLETVRIKWEPLEVEFDHTEPVKEESEDFKPNIPELEPVRLRECSVVLERICVREQGAGEEGSPNSMQGGGKEDGRSHSECSLAGSSPAAKARAGAGEYPDCGKGFTQLEHLKIPQRADTGEKPYHCSDCGKSFSRSGDMKAHQRIHTGEKPYSCSDCGKSFSQSNNLVSHQRIHTGEKPYSCSDCGKSFSQSNNLVSHQRIHRGEKLYRCSDCGKSFTRAGTLKAHQEIHIGGKTYCCSDCGKSFSHSNSLVFHQRIHTGEKPYRCSDCGKSFSVSGQLTTHQRIHTGDQPYRCSNCGKSFSQSASLKTHQRIHTGEKPYHCSDCGKSFSYSGNLKTHQRIHTGEKQYHCFDCGKSFRLKQGLQKHQRTHTGEKPYRCSDCGKSFSRLDNLVSHQRIHSGEDPYRCSDCGKSFRFKQGLQKHQQIHRGEKP from the exons atggacagtgtgaagatggaatctgtccagattaaagaggagttccctgaacttgaactggtccccattagattggagttctctgggctggcttccctccccattaaacaggagctctgtgagatgcaatgtgacagcagccaaccagaggtctctgagattaaagctgagcacaatgaacaGGAggtcccccagacagaagaaccccttcctgtgaaacaagaagaggtgctggaaactgtccgtattaaatggGAGCCCcttgaagtagagtttgaccacacggaaccagtgaaggaagaatctgaggatttcaaaccaaacatccctgagctggagcctgtacgcctgcgggagtgtagcgtggtgctggagagaatctgcgtgagagagcaaggtgctggagaggaaggctctcccaacagcatgcaaggaggtggaaaggaagacgggcgctcccattcagaatgcagtctagcag gttccagtccagcagctaaagcgagggcgggcgctggagaatatcctgactgtgggaaaggtttcacccagttagagcATTTAAAAATACCCCAGAGAGctgacacaggagagaaaccgtaccactgctctgactgtgggaagagtttcagtaggtcaggagacatgaaagcacaccagcgaattcacacaggagagaaaccgtatagctgctctgactgtgggaagagtttcagtcagtcaaacaaccttgtttcacaccagcgaattcacacaggagagaaaccgtattcctgctctgactgtgggaagagtttcagtcagtcaaacaaccttgtttcacaccagcgaattcacagaggagagaaactgtatcgctgttctgattgtgggaagagtttcactcgGGCAGgaaccctgaaagcacaccaggaAATTCACATAGGAGGGAAAACATAttgttgctctgactgtggaaagagtttcagtcattcaaacagccttgttttccaccagcgaattcacacaggagagaaaccgtatcgctgctctgactgtggaaagagtttcagtgtttcaggACAACTGacaacacaccagcgaattcacacaggagatcaaccgtatcgctgctctaactgtgggaagagtttcagtcagtcagccagccttaaaacacaccagcgaattcacacaggagagaaaccttatcactgctctgactgtgggaagagtttcagttattcaggaaacctgaaaacacaccagcgaattcacacaggagagaaacagtaccactgctttgactgtgggaagagtttccgtcttaaacaaggccttcaaaaacaccagcgtactcacacaggagagaaaccgtatcgctgctctgactgtgggaagagttttagtcggttagacaaccttgtttcacaccagcgaattcactctGGAGAGGatccgtatcgctgctctgactgtgggaagagtttccgttttAAACAAGGCCTTCAGAAACACCAACAAAtccacagaggagagaaaccttaa